From Thermoflavifilum aggregans, a single genomic window includes:
- the ppk1 gene encoding polyphosphate kinase 1 has protein sequence MPELQKFIKRDISWLSFNERVLQEASDPAVPLQERIRFLGIFSNNLDEFFRVRVATLRRMVEYGRLAKVHLEEDAAGTLDQIQRIVIRQQEVFSKIWRKIKRELKQAGVQLKTEKQLNGKEKQFVVQYFEEQVRSQIIPLMIESIPQFPALRDEFIYLAVVLSSKDGRLPKRYALIEIPTGSLPRFVILPDSNHEKHIILLEDIIRFNLPSIFAYFGYDRFSAHVIKMTRDAELDIDNDVSTSFIQQIEKALKNRKHGRPVRFIYDRQIDPALLDYLIKRLNLTKKDHLIPGDRIHNFKDFMSFPDLIFQERRHRRRSFIHPLLHRQPSITRIIMQRDVLLHFPYHDFNSLIDLLREAAIDPDVRAIHVTAYRLATRSKIVNALINAVRNGKKVYVVIELRARFNEEENLQWKNKLEEEGVKVFVGFPNMKIHAKLGLIEKEVNGKSVHYGFVCTGNLNEDTATYYADFCLLTAHQHIMQEVQRVFQYLESGGVHEKEAAECKTLILSPFHTRDKMMAHIAACIKARKHQRPAQIILKMNALSDPQLIQAIYKAARIGVDVRLIVRSICCAYTRHKSWAKDIQAISIVDEYLEHGRVFYFKAGDKENLYISSADWMVRNLDHRVEATVPVFDEQLKAELMHVLQLQLHDNVKARILDNAQQNKYVPTRGRPRRSQLQIYNYLSRKKYPA, from the coding sequence ATGCCCGAACTGCAGAAATTTATCAAACGTGATATCAGCTGGCTTTCATTTAATGAAAGGGTATTGCAGGAAGCCAGTGATCCTGCTGTGCCTTTGCAGGAAAGAATTCGCTTTTTGGGTATTTTCTCCAACAATCTCGATGAATTTTTCCGGGTAAGAGTAGCCACCCTGCGGCGAATGGTGGAATACGGCAGGCTTGCAAAGGTGCATTTGGAAGAAGATGCTGCAGGTACACTCGATCAAATTCAGCGCATTGTAATCCGCCAGCAGGAAGTTTTTTCAAAAATCTGGCGAAAGATCAAACGAGAATTAAAACAGGCAGGAGTACAACTGAAAACGGAAAAACAACTCAATGGAAAAGAAAAACAATTTGTTGTACAATACTTTGAAGAGCAGGTACGATCGCAGATCATACCGTTGATGATTGAAAGCATTCCGCAGTTTCCTGCATTACGTGATGAATTTATTTATCTGGCTGTGGTGCTTTCATCAAAGGATGGCCGCCTGCCCAAAAGATATGCCTTGATTGAAATTCCCACCGGCAGCCTGCCGCGTTTTGTAATATTACCAGATTCCAATCATGAAAAGCATATCATTCTGCTGGAAGATATTATCCGGTTTAATCTGCCTTCTATTTTTGCCTATTTTGGTTACGATCGTTTTTCGGCACATGTGATTAAAATGACCCGTGATGCAGAGCTCGATATAGACAATGATGTTTCCACAAGTTTTATTCAGCAAATTGAAAAAGCATTGAAAAACCGCAAACACGGGCGCCCCGTACGGTTTATCTATGACAGGCAGATTGATCCGGCATTGCTCGATTATCTGATCAAAAGACTGAATTTAACCAAAAAAGATCATCTCATTCCGGGTGACAGAATTCATAATTTTAAGGACTTCATGTCGTTCCCGGATTTGATTTTTCAAGAACGAAGGCACAGGCGGAGAAGTTTTATTCATCCGCTTCTGCATCGCCAGCCCAGTATTACACGCATCATCATGCAGCGTGATGTGCTGTTACATTTTCCATATCATGATTTTAATTCATTGATTGATCTTTTGCGCGAAGCTGCCATAGATCCGGATGTACGGGCAATTCATGTAACAGCCTATCGGCTTGCAACCCGTTCAAAAATTGTCAATGCCTTGATTAATGCCGTACGCAATGGCAAAAAAGTGTATGTGGTAATTGAATTGAGAGCACGATTTAATGAGGAAGAAAACCTGCAATGGAAAAACAAACTGGAAGAAGAAGGTGTAAAGGTATTTGTGGGGTTTCCAAACATGAAAATCCATGCAAAGCTTGGTCTGATTGAAAAGGAAGTAAATGGCAAATCTGTTCATTATGGTTTTGTATGTACAGGCAATCTGAATGAAGATACAGCTACTTATTATGCTGATTTTTGTTTGCTTACAGCTCATCAGCATATCATGCAAGAGGTGCAGAGAGTTTTTCAGTATCTGGAAAGTGGAGGTGTGCATGAAAAAGAAGCAGCTGAGTGCAAAACGCTTATCCTGAGTCCGTTTCATACCCGTGATAAAATGATGGCACATATTGCTGCCTGCATCAAAGCCAGAAAACATCAACGCCCTGCACAAATCATCTTGAAAATGAATGCGCTTTCAGACCCGCAGCTCATCCAGGCCATCTATAAGGCGGCGCGTATCGGGGTGGATGTGCGGCTGATTGTAAGAAGTATTTGCTGTGCTTATACCCGGCATAAAAGCTGGGCAAAGGATATTCAAGCCATCAGTATTGTGGATGAATATCTGGAGCATGGGCGTGTATTTTATTTCAAAGCTGGTGATAAAGAAAATCTGTATATTTCATCGGCTGACTGGATGGTCCGGAATCTTGATCATCGTGTGGAAGCTACCGTACCTGTATTTGATGAGCAGCTAAAGGCAGAACTTATGCATGTATTGCAATTGCAACTGCATGATAACGTAAAAGCTCGTATATTGGATAATGCACAGCAAAATAAATATGTGCCTACCAGAGGAAGACCTAGAAGATCCCAGCTGCAGATTTATAATTATCTTTCCCGAAAAAAATATCCTGCATGA
- a CDS encoding Ppx/GppA phosphatase family protein encodes MIKLAAIDVGSNAARLLIKEVRPVSRNEVDFIKLNLVRVPLRLGFDVFETGVISDQRTAHLIDTIRAYQLLMHIYEVNHYIACATSAMREAANGEQVIARVREQTGISLQIISGQQEASLIFENHVAEHLSKSKSYLYVDVGGGSTEISLFSKQRQVFTASFNIGTIRLLHQQITDAQWDELKIFLKKNIKARELIIIGSGGNINKIFSLSKTKPGKSLSIDLLKSYYRKFKQMTVEERMHRYQMREDRADVIVPALEIYLNIMRWSGAEEILVPQIGLADGLIDHLYRQLKNGSDTGK; translated from the coding sequence ATGATAAAACTCGCCGCTATTGATGTCGGGTCAAATGCCGCAAGATTGTTAATCAAGGAAGTGAGGCCCGTTTCCCGAAATGAAGTTGATTTCATCAAGCTCAATCTGGTAAGAGTGCCATTGCGCCTGGGTTTTGACGTGTTTGAGACGGGTGTAATTTCTGATCAGCGGACTGCTCATTTGATTGATACCATTCGCGCCTATCAGCTGCTGATGCACATTTATGAAGTGAATCACTACATTGCCTGTGCTACATCTGCCATGCGCGAAGCTGCAAACGGAGAACAGGTTATTGCCCGTGTGCGTGAACAAACCGGCATTTCCCTGCAAATCATCAGTGGTCAGCAGGAAGCAAGCCTGATATTTGAAAATCATGTCGCCGAACATCTGAGCAAATCAAAATCCTATCTCTATGTGGATGTGGGTGGAGGTAGCACGGAAATTTCTTTGTTCAGCAAACAGAGACAGGTATTCACCGCTTCTTTCAATATTGGCACCATTCGCTTGTTGCATCAGCAGATCACAGATGCTCAATGGGATGAATTAAAGATATTTCTGAAAAAAAATATCAAAGCCAGGGAACTTATCATCATTGGTTCCGGCGGCAACATCAATAAAATATTTTCACTTTCCAAAACAAAACCAGGTAAATCATTATCCATTGATTTATTGAAAAGTTACTATCGCAAATTCAAACAAATGACGGTTGAAGAACGGATGCACCGATATCAGATGCGGGAAGATCGTGCAGACGTGATTGTACCTGCTTTGGAAATTTATCTGAATATCATGCGTTGGTCAGGTGCAGAAGAAATTCTGGTACCGCAGATTGGCTTAGCCGACGGATTGATTGATCATCTTTATCGGCAATTGAAGAACGGATCAGATACCGGTAAGTGA
- the rfaE2 gene encoding D-glycero-beta-D-manno-heptose 1-phosphate adenylyltransferase, whose translation MTQPKFNLIQSRIADRTSLSRHVHRWRLLGKKIVFTNGCFDLLHRGHIRLLSQAADLGDVLIVGINSDASVKKLKGPERPLVAEQDRALLLAGLCFVDAVTIFDEETPYELIRMVQPDVLVKGEDYAIDEIVGADIVRAYGGEVKTIPLEAGYSTSALLQQIRSLPG comes from the coding sequence ATGACTCAGCCAAAGTTTAACCTGATTCAGTCCCGCATTGCGGATCGTACATCCCTGAGCAGACATGTACATCGCTGGCGACTGCTGGGCAAAAAGATTGTGTTCACCAATGGTTGTTTTGATTTGCTGCATCGCGGGCATATTCGTTTGCTTTCTCAGGCTGCTGATCTGGGTGATGTGCTGATAGTAGGGATAAACAGTGATGCTTCGGTGAAAAAATTAAAAGGCCCGGAAAGGCCATTGGTAGCTGAACAGGACAGAGCCTTGCTGCTGGCAGGCTTGTGTTTTGTGGATGCAGTTACCATCTTTGATGAAGAAACTCCTTATGAACTAATCCGCATGGTTCAGCCCGATGTATTAGTTAAAGGTGAAGATTATGCCATAGATGAAATTGTAGGTGCAGATATTGTACGGGCTTACGGAGGCGAGGTGAAAACCATTCCGCTTGAAGCCGGATACAGCACTTCTGCTTTGCTACAGCAAATCCGTTCTCTTCCTGGATGA